The Terriglobus roseus region ATTGTGACGGAAGTGGTGCGCCGTCCGAACGAACTTCCCCCCGGGACCTCGCTGCATATCACGTTAGAGAGCGCCATCGACACCGTGTCGACAGAACCCAACACGCCGCTCCGGGCCCAACTGACCGAAAACATCCAGAATGACGGTCGTATCGTGATTCCGCAGGGTTCCATCGTGGAAGGCCGGGTTACCCAGGTTCGCGGTGGCAAACGTATCCGCGGTACCGCACTCATCCATCTTCAGATGGATACCGTCGTTCTGCCGGACGGCACACGGCTTCCCCTGCGCGCGCAGGTTGTCGACTCGGATCAGTTCGCTCACACACGTATTGATGACGAAGGAAACATCCTACGGAAAGACCACGTAGGCGGAACGCTCGCAGCCATGTCCCTGGCCACTGGTGGAGCGGCAGCAGCGGGTGGCGTCATTGCCGGTCCGGCTGGCGCATTGGTTGGAGCCGGTGTAGGCGCAGGGCTTGGCACAGTGGTGTGGCTGAAGCAGGATCGTCAGACGCATCTGCCCGAAGGTACGCAGCTGGTTCTTAGCCTGACAGAGCCTTTGGACCTCAGCCGCATGAACTTTGCGTCGGCTCCGGCACAGCCTGTTCCGTCGACACCCATGGCAGCAGCATCGCCAGTGGCGCCATCTGGAGTTTCGGAAACGGCTTTCGTTCCAACCAACTAAAGTCAGAAATTACAGCGAGGCTTCCGAGTCCACTTCCATGCCGAAGCGCGAGAGTTCGCGCTTCTGCATGTTGTAGTCGATGAGGAAGCCTACGCCGATGCACAGGTTGATGATGCCCGTTGCGGCCACGACCAACACT contains the following coding sequences:
- a CDS encoding TrbI/VirB10 family protein, whose protein sequence is MKMPIALAFAAVLAGNAFAQQTGVSNPPESVQDIPQVAQPAPVAAAAPAEAAPQAKPSAAEVYGEYKPYGGAPVLRPRTQQPDPDAGIVTEVVRRPNELPPGTSLHITLESAIDTVSTEPNTPLRAQLTENIQNDGRIVIPQGSIVEGRVTQVRGGKRIRGTALIHLQMDTVVLPDGTRLPLRAQVVDSDQFAHTRIDDEGNILRKDHVGGTLAAMSLATGGAAAAGGVIAGPAGALVGAGVGAGLGTVVWLKQDRQTHLPEGTQLVLSLTEPLDLSRMNFASAPAQPVPSTPMAAASPVAPSGVSETAFVPTN